One window of Thermocoleostomius sinensis A174 genomic DNA carries:
- a CDS encoding GNAT family N-acetyltransferase, with the protein MQVEVTTWYLEMLDRRQLRPVSPGDYALRIEQAQIPSPEFSRFLYTSVGGDWYWCDRLAWTYRRWLNHLEQSTVQTWVAYISGTPAGYIELEAQPDGSVKIAYFGILKQFIGKRLGGHLLSVGVEKAWGMGANRVWVHTCSLDSPHALANYQARGFQVYKQETHIQDLPDRKTGPWIGAY; encoded by the coding sequence ATGCAGGTTGAAGTCACTACCTGGTATTTAGAAATGCTCGATCGCCGACAACTGCGCCCCGTTTCACCAGGTGACTATGCGTTGAGAATTGAGCAAGCCCAAATTCCCTCCCCCGAATTCAGTCGGTTTCTCTACACTAGCGTGGGTGGCGATTGGTATTGGTGCGATCGGCTTGCTTGGACGTATCGCCGCTGGCTTAATCACTTAGAACAATCAACGGTGCAAACCTGGGTAGCGTATATCTCTGGAACGCCTGCGGGGTACATAGAATTAGAAGCTCAGCCCGATGGTAGCGTTAAAATTGCCTACTTTGGCATCTTGAAACAATTTATAGGCAAGCGTTTGGGCGGACACCTACTCAGTGTGGGGGTAGAAAAAGCTTGGGGAATGGGGGCAAATCGAGTCTGGGTGCATACCTGTAGTCTGGATAGCCCTCATGCCCTAGCCAATTATCAAGCTCGCGGTTTTCAAGTTTATAAGCAAGAAACACATATTCAGGACCTTCCCGATCGTAAAACTGGACCATGGATTGGTGCATATTGA